A window from Malaclemys terrapin pileata isolate rMalTer1 chromosome 18, rMalTer1.hap1, whole genome shotgun sequence encodes these proteins:
- the LOC128825867 gene encoding protein FAM170B-like, translated as MAHSQGLPADAPETNPGAAEEGSESQRSGESPPRQGVSAGSPVPEETAEQRVSASAGPRDPSQQTSTATSITSHSSTRGVQPAASNRLCAQPPDPPSAGVKRKRSARVREAEGEGEEKTLFYMQVRVVNGVSVAWETGAGFEAIRKRPRIFKANYSGGESFAGSDRSSSHTRSDLGDVDPELGDVDPEAESDAGGPAEEAPQQPMGAPPEWLLTPEQGLRCLACCRVFPSLEALTQHVKQGLREGFSCRVYYRVLGQLRAGEPPRKRRRRGGRECSKCGGEIRRPRKAAR; from the exons ATGGCGCACAGCCAGGGGCTTCCTGCTGACGCCCCAGAGACGAATCCTGGAGCTGCCGAGGAGGGGTCAG AGTCGCAGAGATCAGGGGAGTCGCCCCCTCGTCAGGGGGTCTCTGCTGGGAGCCCCGTTCCTGAGGAAACGGCGGAGCAGAGGGTCTCTGCCTCTGCAGGCCCCAGGGACCCAAGCCAGCAGACCTCCACGGCCACATCCATCACCAGCCACTCCTCCACCCGCGGTGTGCAGCCTGCGGCCTCCAACCGCCTATGTGCGCAGCCTCCAGATCCACCCAGCGCCGGCGTGAAGAGAAAGCGCTCGGCACGTGTCAGAGAGgccgagggggagggagaagaaaagacCCTTTTCTACATGCAGGTCAGGGTCGTGAACGGCGTCTCGGTGGCCTGGGAGACGGGGGCCGGCTTTGAAGCCATTAGGAAGCGCCCCCGCATCTTTAAGGCCAATTACAGCGGAGGAGAAAGTTTTGCTGGCTCGGACCGGAGCAGCTCCCACACCAGGTCCGACCTGGGGGACGTGGACCCCGAGCTGGGGGACGTGGACCCCGAGGCAGAGAGCGACGCTGGGGGACCAGCGGAGGAGGCTCCGCAGCAGCCGATGGGAGCGCCCCCTGAGTGGCTCCTCACCCCCGAGCAGGGCCTGCGCTGCCTGGCCTGCTGccgagtcttccccagcctggaggcCCTGACCCAGCATGTGAAGCAGGGGCTGCGCGAAGGCTTCAGCTGCCGCGTCTACTACCGGGTGCTGGGGCAGCTCAGGGCGGGAGAGCCGCCCCGGAAGAGACGGCGACGTGGGGGCCGGGAGTGCAGCAAGTGTGGGGGAGAGATACGGCGCCCACGCAAGGCTGCCAGATAG